The Salvia splendens isolate huo1 chromosome 21, SspV2, whole genome shotgun sequence genome includes a window with the following:
- the LOC121784729 gene encoding ABC transporter F family member 4-like encodes MGKKKSDEPAAGTKSKQGAKEKFSVTELLASMDAKHDKPKKASASTSKPKPKAAPKTSSYIDGIDLPSSDEEEDVLGSDEEARLNEVNSRRNIAKPIDTGLTDKELKKRGKKDVLVAQAAEVAKKEALKDDRDAFTVVIGSRASVLDGENDADANVKDITVENFSVAARGKELLKNTSVKISHGKRYGLVGPNGMGKSTLLKLLAWRKIPVPKNIDVLLVEQEVVGDDRTALEAVISANEELVKLRQEVASLQDASTMSTGDGEEDGDEGNDVGEKLTELYEKLQLMGSDAAEAQASKILAGLGFTKDMQGRATRSFSGGWRMRISLARALFVQPTLLLLDEPTNHLDLRAVLWLEEYLCRWKKTLIVVSHDRDFLNTVCNEIIHLHDLKLHLYRGNFDDFEGGYEQRRKEANKKSEAYEKQLRNAKRSGSRTQQEKVKDRAKFNAAKEASKSKSKGKVDEDEPIPEAPRKWKDYTVEFHFPEPTELTPPLMQLLEVNFSYPNREDFRLSNVDVGIDMGTRVAIVGPNGAGKSTLLNLLAGDLVPTEGEVRRSQKLRIGRYSQHFVDLLTMDETPVQYLLRLHPEQEGLSKQEAVRAKLGKFGLPSHNHLTPIAKLSGGQKARVVFTSISMSKPHILLLDEPTNHLDMQSIDALADALDEFTGGVVLVSHDSRLISRVCQNEEKSQIWVVENGTVEAFPDSFEDYKDELVKEIRAEVDD; translated from the coding sequence ATGGGTAAGAAGAAATCAGATGAGCCTGCAGCTGGTACAAAGTCCAAGCAGGGGGCTAAGGAGAAGTTTTCGGTGACTGAATTACTCGCGAGCATGGATGCAAAACATGATAAACCTAAGAAAGCAAGTGCCTCCACTAGCAAACCCAAGCCAAAAGCTGCTCCTAAAACCTCGTCTTATATTGATGGTATAGATCTTCCTTCATCTGATGAAGAGGAAGATGTTTTGGGCTCAGATGAAGAGGCACGTCTGAATGAGGTAAACAGCCGCAGAAATATTGCAAAGCCTATTGACACGGGTCTAACTGACAAAGAGTTAAAGAAGCGTGGAAAGAAAGATGTGCTTGTAGCTCAGGCTGCAGAGGTAGCCAAAAAGGAGGCACTCAAGGATGACCGTGATGCTTTTACTGTTGTAATTGGTAGCCGGGCGTCTGTACTTGATGGCGAAAATGATGCTGATGCCAATGTGAAAGATATAACAGTTGAAAACTTCTCTGTTGCTGCTCGGGGGAAAGAACTCTTGAAGAATACTTCAGTGAAAATCTCCCATGGGAAGAGATATGGGTTGGTAGGGCCCAATGGAATGGGTAAATCTACCCTATTAAAGCTTCTTGCTTGGAGAAAGATACCCGTGCCCAAAAATATTGATGTACTTTTGGTAGAACAAGAAGTCGTTGGTGATGATAGAACAGCTCTTGAAGCTGTTATTTCAGCTAACGAAGAACTTGTCAAACTTCGACAAGAAGTTGCTTCTTTGCAGGATGCCTCGACTATGTCCACTGGTGATGGTGAGGAAGATGGCGATGAAGGGAATGATGTGGGAGAGAAGCTGACTGAATTGTATGAGAAGTTGCAGTTGATGGGATCAGATGCTGCTGAGGCACAAGCTTCTAAAATTCTTGCTGGGCTGGGTTTTACCAAAGATATGCAGGGTCGAGCAACACGGTCCTTTAGTGGTGGTTGGAGAATGAGAATTTCATTGGCCAGAGCACTTTTTGTTCAGCCTACTTTGTTGCTATTGGATGAACCTACAAATCATCTGGACCTCAGGGCTGTTCTCTGGTTGGAAGAATACTTATGCAGGTGGAAGAAAACTCTTATTGTTGTCTCACACGACCGGGATTTTCTAAATACTGTTTGCAACGAGATTATTCATCTCCATGACTTGAAGCTTCACCTTTATCGTGGAAATTTTGATGATTTCGAAGGTGGATATGAGCAGCGCCGCAAAGAGGCGAATAAGAAGAGTGAGGCTTATGAAAAGCAGCTGAGAAATGCGAAGAGATCTGGCAGTCGAACTCAGCAGGAGAAGGTCAAGGATCGAGCCAAATTTAATGCTGCCAAGGAAGCCTCAAAGAGCAAGAGTAAAGGTAAGGTTGATGAGGATGAGCCCATACCTGAGGCACCACGGAAATGGAAGGATTACACAGTGGAGTTCCATTTCCCTGAGCCTACCGAGCTAACACCACCACTTATGCAACTACTGGAAGTTAACTTTAGCTATCCAAATCGTGAGGACTTCAGGCTGTCTAATGTGGATGTGGGCATTGATATGGGGACTCGTGTAGCAATTGTTGGACCCAATGGAGCTGGAAAATCAACCTTGCTCAACCTTCTCGCTGGAGATTTGGTTCCAACTGAGGGTGAGGTGAGGAGAAGTCAGAAGTTGAGGATAGGTAGATACTCGCAGCACTTTGTGGATCTTCTGACAATGGATGAAACACCGGTTCAGTATCTGCTTCGCCTACATCCAGAACAAGAAGGGCTCAGCAAGCAGGAGGCTGTCCGGGCAAAGCTGGGCAAGTTTGGACTTCCCAGCCACAACCATCTGACTCCTATTGCAAAACTATCTGGTGGGCAGAAAGCGCGCGTGGTTTTCACTTCCATATCCATGTCTAAGCCGCACATTCTACTGTTGGATGAGCCGACCAACCATTTAGACATGCAAAGTATAGATGCATTGGCAGATGCGCTTGATGAGTTCACTGGAGGCGTTGTTCTTGTGAGCCACGACTCAAGGCTTATATCACGCGTCTGTCAGAATGAAGAAAAGAGCCAGATATGGGTGGTCGAAAATGGAACTGTTGAGGCTTTCCCTGATTCATTTGAAGATTACAAGGATGAGCTTGTCAAGGAAATCAGGGCCGAGGTTGACGATTGA
- the LOC121783175 gene encoding ubiquitin-conjugating enzyme E2-17 kDa-like: protein MASKRILKELKDLQKDPPTSCSAGPVAEDMFHWQATIMGPPDSPYAGGVFLVTIHFPPDYPFKPPKVAFRTKVFHPNINSNGSICLDILKEQWSPALTISKVLLSICSLLTDPNPDDPLVPEIAHMYKTDRTKYETTARSWTQKYAMG, encoded by the exons ATGGCTTCAAAGCGGATCTTGAAGGAGCTCAAGGATCTCCAAAAGGATCCTCCTACCTCTTGCAGTGCTG GTCCTGTCGCTGAGGACATGTTTCATTGGCAAGCTACAATCATGGGTCCTCCAGATAGTCCATATGCAGGAGGGGTTTTCTTAGTTACCATTCATTTCCCACCGGACTACCCTTTCAAGCCTCCTAAG GTTGCTTTCAGGACCAAAGTTTTCCACCCAAATATAAACAGCAACGGAAGCATATGTCTTGACATATTGAAGGAGCAGTGGAGCCCAGCCCTAACTATCTCCAAG GTGTTGCTTTCCATATGTTCTTTGCTGACAGACCCAAATCCCGATGATCCATTGGTTCCCGAGATTGCCCATATGTATAAAACTGACAGGACCAAGTATGAGACCACTGCAAGGAGCTGGACTCAGAAATATGCCATGGGCTAA
- the LOC121784656 gene encoding uncharacterized protein LOC121784656 produces MVREKDICWEYADRLEGNKVRCKFCDRILNGGISRLKHHLSRLPSKGVNPCTKVRDDVTDKVREILASKEDSKETLTVKKQMLPEFKSPHAVSISTGKPLMSVEAAPVTGKVFSSSTTSGSTSRSDHENAERSIALFFFENRLDFSIARSSSYQQMIDAVRKCGVGFVGPSADTLKTTWLENIKSEVSLQSKDIEREWAMTGCTVIAETWTDNKSRALINFLVSSPSRTFFHKSVDASSYYKNIKYLSDLFDSIIQDFGPENVVQVIIDNELNCPGLANHILQNYGSIFVTPCASQCMNGILEEFCNVDWVSRCILQAQAVSKYIYNNSSMLAMMRMFTGGHDIIRSGITKSVSNFLSLQSMLKQKSRLKHMFNSPEFSAGSALSNKPQAATCVSILDDNEFWKAAEESVAVSEPFLKVMREVSGGKPAVGFIYELMTRAKESIRTYYIMDEIKCKTFLDIVDKHWQNNLHSPLHSAAAFLNPSIQYNPEIKFFSAIKEDFYTVLEKLLPTPDHRHDLTNQILLFSRGKGMFGCNLAKEAIDSVSPGIWWEQFGDAAPTLQQVAIRVLSQVCSTSTSERQWSTFQQIHSEKRNKIDKETLNDLLYIYYNLKLDKSLKSSSSEADSLQLDDIDMTSEWVEETENPSPVQWLDRFGSALEGGDLNTRHFNTSIFSSDNIFNL; encoded by the exons ATGGTTCGGGAGAAGGATATTTGCTGGGAATATGCTGATAGGTTGGAAGGAAATAAGGTGAGATGCAAATTCTGCGACAGAATTCTTAATGGTGGAATCAGCAGGTTGAAGCATCATTTATCTAGACTTCCGAGTAAAGGTGTGAATCCGTGCACAAAAGTGAGAGATGATGTGACAGATAAGGTGAGGGAAATTCTTGCATCAAAGGAGGACAGTAAGGAAACCTTGACTGTTAAGAAGCAAATGTTACCTGAATTTAAATCTCCTCATGCTGTTAGTATTTCCACGGGGAAGCCTCTAATGTCTGTTGAAGCAGCACCTGTAACTGGTAAAGTCTTCTCATCCAGCACGACATCGGGTTCTACTTCTAGAAGTGACCATGAAAATGCTGAGAGAAGTATAGCTCTCTTCTTCTTTGAAAATAGACTGGACTTCAGCATAGCTCGTTCTTCATCTTATCAGCAGATGATTGATGCAGTAAGGAAGTGTGGTGTAGGATTTGTAGGACCATCGGCAGATACTTTGAAGACGACATGGTTGGAGAATATTAAGTCTGAAGTGAGTTTACAATCAAAAGATATTGAAAGAGAATGGGCTATGACTGGCTGCACTGTTATTGCAGAAACATGGACAGATAACAAATCAAGGGCTCTAATCAATTTCTTAGTTTCATCCCCTTCAAGAACCTTCTTCCACAAATCGGTCGATGCATCTTcgtattataaaaatataaagtacCTCTCTGATTTGTTCGACTCAATCATTCAAGATTTTGGTCCTGAGAATGTAGTTCAAGTTATCATAGATAATGAACTCAACTGCCCTGGCTTAGCAAACCATATCCTGCAGAATTATGGCTCTATTTTCGTCACCCCTTGTGCTTCACAATGCATGAATGGGATTTTGGAGGAGTTCTGTAACGTAGATTGGGTTAGTAGGTGTATTTTACAGGCACAGGCTGTTTCAAAGTATATATACAATAATTCATCAATGCTTGCCATGATGAGGATGTTTACAGGAGGACATGACATCATCAGGAGCGGCATCACTAAGTCCGTGTCCAATTTTCTCTCTTTACAATCCATGTTGAAACAGAAGTCAAGATTGAAACATATGTTCAATAGTCCGGAGTTTTCGGCAGGATCAGCTTTATCAAACAAGCCTCAGGCAGCAACATGTGTCAGCATTCTTGATGACAATGAATTTTGGAAAGCAGCAGAAGAAAGTGTTGCTGTGTCCGAGCCATTTTTGAAAGTAATGAGGGAAGTGTCGGGAGGGAAGCCTGCAGTGGGGTTCATTTATGAATTGATGACTAGGGCAAAAGAGTCGATTCGGACATACTACATTATGGATGAGATAAAATGCAAGACATTTTTGGATATTGTAGATAAGCACTGGCAGAACAACCTTCACTCTCCTTTACATTCCGCGGCAGCTTTTCTGAACCCAAGCATCCAATATAATCCAGAGATCAAATTTTTTTCAGCCATTAAGGAAGACTTTTATACAGTTCTGGAAAAGCTTCTTCCCACACCTGATCATAGGCATGATTTAACCAACCAGATTCTGCTATTTTCAAGGGGGAAGGGGATGTTTGGCTGCAACCTTGCAAAGGAGGCCATTGATAGCGTTTCGCCTG GGATATGGTGGGAACAATTTGGCGATGCAGCTCCAACGCTGCAGCAGGTGGCAATTCGAGTACTGAGCCAAGTGTGCAGTACGTCGACTTCTGAGAGGCAGTGGAGCACGTTTCAACAAATCCATTCAGAGAAGCGCAACAAGATTGATAAGGAAACACTGAACGACCTACTCTACATTTATTACAACCTCAAACTAGACAAATCCTTGAAATCGAGTTCGTCGGAAGCAGATTCCCTTCAGCTGGATGACATCGACATGACTTCAGAATGGGTCGAAGAGACCGAAAATCCAAGCCCGGTTCAGTGGCTCGATCGTTTCGGTTCTGCTCTTGAAGGTGGTGATCTTAATACAAGGCACTTTAATACTTCTATATTTAGTAGCgacaatatatttaatttgtaa
- the LOC121784618 gene encoding LOW QUALITY PROTEIN: potassium transporter 26-like (The sequence of the model RefSeq protein was modified relative to this genomic sequence to represent the inferred CDS: inserted 2 bases in 1 codon; deleted 2 bases in 1 codon) → MLIWFATNVSIGVYNIFKYDPSILKAVSPRYIVKFFMANGKTAWDLLGAVFLSITGAEAMLADLGHFNKRGIQLGFSFVVYPYAGETAYLVKYPENITDAYYSSLPNPVYWPMFVISTLAAVVASQSMISACFSIVKQSLALACFPRVYIIHTSSKHQGQVYSPEINYILLILTVALVVGFKGGVELANAYGVVVIWVLMITTFLMSLVMLVIWKTNVVAVLGFLVPYVLMEGAFXLLRKIPQGVWVPFPISVLFMTVMMSWTYGRSKKTTYEAENKMSVTELNEALSSIYRTPGVCFFFTDLVHGLPPIIRRYIHHMNSVREIMVVVTIRTLPIKTVSPEERLHVGKLGSNGVYRCLIQFGYKDAEDIDGANYADSIAAKLLELTDDTSEKHKIQSSMQKGIEFVTGRTILKADKKSGMLSRFTIDYLYRFLQKNSMPAFSAVRTPSNATLQVGMLYEI, encoded by the exons ATGTTGATTTGGTTTGCCACCAATGTTTCAATTGGTGTTTACAACATTTTCAAGTATGACCCCTCCATTCTCAAAGCCGTGTCGCCACGTTACATCGTTAAGTTCTTCATGGCCAACGGCAAGACTGCGTGGGATCTCCTCGGAGCAGTCTTCTTGAGCATCACAG GAGCTGAGGCCATGCTTGCAGATTTGGGGCACTTTAACAAAAGGGGTATTCAG CTGGGCTTCTCTTTCGTGGTTTATCCGTACGCGGGTGAAACGGCTTACCTAGTGAAGTACCCTGAGAACATCACTGACGCATACTACAGTTCTCTGCCGAATCCAGTTTACTGGCCGATGTTCGTTATCTCCACGCTAGCTGCAGTTGTTGCAAGCCAGTCTATGATCTCCGCATGCTTCTCCATCGTGAAGCAGTCGCTGGCGCTCGCCTGCTTCCCCAGGGTCTACATAATCCACACATCCTCCAAGCACCAAGGCCAGGTCTACTCCCCTGAGATCAACTACATTCTACTTATCCTCACGGTGGCGCTCGTCGTCGGATTCAAAGGCGGAGTCGAGCTCGCCAATGCGTACGGCGTGGTGGTGATATGGGTCTTGATGATC ACCACGTTTCTCATGAGTCTTGTGATGCTGGTGATTTGGAAGACGAATGTGGTGGCCGTGTTGGGATTCTTGGTGCCGTACGTTTTGATGGAGGGCGCTTT CTTGCTGAGGAAGATACCGCAAGGGGTATGGGTTCCGTTCCCCATATCGGTTCTCTTCATGACCGTGATGATGTCGTGGACGTACGGAAGGAGCAAGAAGACGACGTACGAGGCCGAGAACAAGATGAGCGTGACAGAACTGAATGAGGCATTATCCAGCATCTACCGGACTCCAGGGGTCTGTTTCTTCTTCACCGATCTCGTCCACGGCCTTCCGCCCATCATCCGCCGCTACATCCACCACATGAACTCGGTGCGTGAGATCATGGTGGTCGTCACCATCAGGACTCTACCAATCAAAACCGTCTCGCCAGAGGAGCGTCTCCATGTGGGCAAGCTGGGAAGCAACGGGGTGTACCGGTGTTTGATCCAATTCGGGTACAAGGACGCAGAGGACATCGACGGAGCCAACTATGCTGATTCCATAGCCGCAAAGCTCCTTGAGCTGACCGACGATACCAGTGAGAAGCACAAGATTCAGAGTTCGATGCAGAAAGGGATAGAGTTCGTTACTGGAAGGACTATTCTCAAGGCAGACAAGAAGAGCGGTATGCTTTCACGATTCACCATAGATTATCTGTATAGGTTTCTGCAAAAGAACAGCATGCCTGCATTTTCAGCAGTTCGGACACCTTCCAACGCAACGCTGCAGGTCGGGATGTTGTACGAGATCTGA
- the LOC121784657 gene encoding uncharacterized protein LOC121784657 — protein sequence MEYDFRKRNPPQYDSNTPPYGRAPSSSHPAYAQQSLLYPKIGSADPHSAAQHVRNPPFHHAPPPPSNSGIGIRVAIKPEYRITPPPPLLPHLGEIPRSNFYFDFDFERNVLTEAVKENLNWARLGIDNSLPKATQPTPSYGAAADPVVSKYIAAGLSREAVPLAVANYGDNPSKVKEFANGFTLLREMGFPSNNVAEALIMYDNDTDKALAQLINAPS from the exons ATGGAGTACGATTTTAGAAAACGGAACCCGCCCCAGTATGATTCCAACACGCCGCCGTACGGCAGGGCTCCCTCCTCTTCTCATCCGGCCTACGCTCAACAGTCCTTATTATACCCTAAGATCGGCAGCGCCGACCCTCATTCAGCCGCGCAGCATGTCCGCAACCCTCCGTTTCAccatgcgccacctccaccttCTAATT CTGGGATCGGGATTAGGGTTGCGATCAAACCTGAATACAGAATCACTCCGCCC CCTCCATTGCTGCCACATCTGGGTGAAATCCCGCGCAGCAATTTCTATTTCGATTTCGACTTTGAAAGGAATGTGCTGACGGAAGCAGTTAAGGAAAACCTCAACTGGGCTAGGCTTGGAATCGACAATTCTCTCCCAAAGGCAACTCAGCCAACGCCATCTTAT GGTGCGGCTGCAGATCCCGTGGTGAGCAAATATATAGCAGCAGGTCTCAGCAGAGAGGCTGTGCCGCTTGCAGTTGCAAATTATGGAGACAATCCCTCCAAG GTTAAGGAATTCGCCAATGGATTTACCCTACTACGGGAAATGGGATTCCCCTCGAACAATGTAGCTGAGGCCTTAATTATGTACGACAACGACACGGACAAGGCATTGGCTCAACTTATCAATGCTCCATCCTGA
- the LOC121784730 gene encoding probable inactive receptor kinase At4g23740 isoform X1, whose amino-acid sequence MGIKLILSAVLLCVTLMLLASAEPVEDKFALLDFIRRMNHSRSLNWDKRTSACKSWIGITCNHDSSRVIAVKLPSVGFKGRFPTNTLGRLSALQILSLRSNGISGPFPSDILKLRNLSSLYLESNDFEGPLPLDLSVCENLSELNLSNNRFNGGIPSSISKLTHLVALDLSNNSLSGDVPDLSIQTLQVLDLSNNNLTGNASRYLERFPSSAFSGNNLSLHPSSDSSPKPTQKKHSLKFSQSAILVTVIGSSLAAFVAIALLLVVANRWKNGSESGASHKTEKFARRMSSQHTHEGDGRMIFFEDCNLVFDLEDLLTASGEVLGKGTFGTTYKAALEDATTVAVKRLKEVIVGRKDFEQQMEVVGNIRHPNVAPLRAYYYSKDEKLMVYDFYNQGSVSMLLHAAKRGENGSPLDWETRLKIGIGAARGIAHIHSLYGGKLVHGNIKSSNIFLNAQEYGCVSDLGLATLMNPASAPMVHSGYRAPEVIDSRKALQASDVYGYGVFLLELLTGKSPVHTSGAEVTHLVRWVNSVVWEEWTGEVFDVELLRYPNVEEEMLSMLQIGLSCVARMPEERPKMEQVVKMVEDIRVVATRNSSHGGTRTSSPNITPRANEIGSSSSTN is encoded by the exons ATGGGAATCAAGTTGATCCTTTCAGCAGTGCTACTGTGTGTTACTCTTATGTTATTAGCAAGTGCAGAGCCTGTTGAGGATAAATTCGCTTTGCTCGATTTCATTAGACGCATGAACCATTCGAGAAGTTTGAATTGGGACAAGAGAACCTCTGCTTGCAAAAGCTGGATTGGAATCACTTGCAATCATGATAGTTCAAGAGTCATAGCTGTTAAGTTGCCTTCTGTTGGATTCAAAGGCAGATTTCCTACTAACACTCTTGGCCGACTATCCGCCCTTCAGATCTTGAGTTTGAGATCTAATGGTATAAGTGGTCCTTTCCCTTCTGATATTTTAAAGCTCAGGAATCTGTCTAGTCTTTATCTCGAGTCGAATGATTTTGAGGGTCCATTGCCATTGGACCTATCTGTTTGCGAAAATCTTTCGGAGCTCAACTTGTCGAATAACAGGTTTAATGGGGGGATCCCGTCTTCAATCTCGAAGCTGACTCATTTGGTAGCTTTGGATCTCTCTAATAACTCTCTTTCCGGTGATGTTCCTGATCTCAGCATCCAAACTCTGCAAGTGTTAGATTTGTCCAACAACAATCTCACCGGAAACGCTTCTCGATATCTAGAAAGATTTCCTAGCTCAGCCTTTTCAGGCAACAATCTTTCATTGCATCCATCTTCTGATTCTTCACCTAAACCTACACAAAAGAAACATTCACTTAAATTCAGTCAGTCTGCCATTCTTGTGACTGTCATTGGCAGTAGCTTGGCGGCCTTTGTGGCAATCGCGTTGCTGTTGGTTGTCGCCAACAGATGGAAGAACGGCAGCGAGAGTGGGGCGTCACACAAGACAGAGAAATTCGCAAGGCGGATGAGTTCGCAGCACACGCACGAAGGGGATGGGAGAATGATATTTTTTGAGGACTGTAATCTTGTTTTTGACCTTGAGGACTTGTTGACGGCCTCAGGGGAGGTGCTCGGGAAGGGGACGTTTGGGACTACGTATAAGGCGGCTCTAGAGGATGCGACTACAGTTGCAGTCAAGAGATTGAAGGAAGTCATTGTTGGGAGGAAGGATTTTGAGCAGCAGATGGAGGTTGTAGGGAACATTAGGCACCCGAACGTGGCTCCTTTGAGGGCTTATTACTACTCCAAGGACGAAAAGCTTATGGTGTATGATTTCTATAATCAGGGAAGCGTCTCTATGCTGCTCCACG CAGCAAAAAGAGGCGAAAACGGGTCTCCTCTAGACTGGGAAACAAGGTTAAAGATTGGCATTGGCGCAGCACGAGGCATTGCTCACATCCACTCGCTATATGGGGGGAAGCTCGTTCACGGAAACATAAAATCATCAAATATTTTCCTCAACGCCCAAGAGTACGGCTGCGTGAGTGATCTAGGGCTAGCAACGCTGATGAATCCGGCCTCAGCACCCATGGTCCATTCAGGGTATCGTGCCCCGGAGGTGATAGACTCAAGGAAGGCATTGCAAGCATCCGATGTGTATGGTTACGGGGTTTTCTTGCTGGAGCTTCTCACGGGCAAGTCCCCTGTCCACACCTCGGGTGCGGAGGTCACCCACCTCGTGAGGTGGGTGAACTCCGTGGTATGGGAGGAGTGGACGGGTGAGGTGTTCGACGTGGAGCTCCTGAGGTACCCTAACGTGGAGGAGGAGATGTTGTCGATGTTGCAAATAGGGTTGAGCTGCGTGGCGCGGATGCCCGAGGAAAGGCCGAAAATGGAGCAGGTGGTGAAGATGGTCGAGGATATTAGGGTCGTTGCCACACGAAATAGCTCGCATGGCGGGACTAGGACTTCGAGTCCGAATATCACACCACGTGCGAATGAGATCGGATCCTCTTCGTCTACGAACTAG
- the LOC121784730 gene encoding probable inactive receptor kinase At4g23740 isoform X2 — protein sequence MGIKLILSAVLLCVTLMLLASAEPVEDKFALLDFIRRMNHSRSLNWDKRTSACKSWIGITCNHDSSRVIAVKLPSVGFKGRFPTNTLGRLSALQILSLRSNGISGPFPSDILKLRNLSSLYLESNDFEGPLPLDLSVCENLSELNLSNNRFNGGIPSSISKLTHLVALDLSNNSLSGDVPDLSIQTLQVLDLSNNNLTGNASRYLERFPSSAFSGNNLSLHPSSDSSPKPTQKKHSLKFSQSAILVTVIGSSLAAFVAIALLLVVANRWKNGSESGASHKTEKFARRMSSQHTHEGDGRMIFFEDCNLVFDLEDLLTASGEVLGKGTFGTTYKAALEDATTVAVKRLKEVIVGRKDFEQQMEVVGNIRHPNVAPLRAYYYSKDEKLMVYDFYNQGSVSMLLHAKRGENGSPLDWETRLKIGIGAARGIAHIHSLYGGKLVHGNIKSSNIFLNAQEYGCVSDLGLATLMNPASAPMVHSGYRAPEVIDSRKALQASDVYGYGVFLLELLTGKSPVHTSGAEVTHLVRWVNSVVWEEWTGEVFDVELLRYPNVEEEMLSMLQIGLSCVARMPEERPKMEQVVKMVEDIRVVATRNSSHGGTRTSSPNITPRANEIGSSSSTN from the exons ATGGGAATCAAGTTGATCCTTTCAGCAGTGCTACTGTGTGTTACTCTTATGTTATTAGCAAGTGCAGAGCCTGTTGAGGATAAATTCGCTTTGCTCGATTTCATTAGACGCATGAACCATTCGAGAAGTTTGAATTGGGACAAGAGAACCTCTGCTTGCAAAAGCTGGATTGGAATCACTTGCAATCATGATAGTTCAAGAGTCATAGCTGTTAAGTTGCCTTCTGTTGGATTCAAAGGCAGATTTCCTACTAACACTCTTGGCCGACTATCCGCCCTTCAGATCTTGAGTTTGAGATCTAATGGTATAAGTGGTCCTTTCCCTTCTGATATTTTAAAGCTCAGGAATCTGTCTAGTCTTTATCTCGAGTCGAATGATTTTGAGGGTCCATTGCCATTGGACCTATCTGTTTGCGAAAATCTTTCGGAGCTCAACTTGTCGAATAACAGGTTTAATGGGGGGATCCCGTCTTCAATCTCGAAGCTGACTCATTTGGTAGCTTTGGATCTCTCTAATAACTCTCTTTCCGGTGATGTTCCTGATCTCAGCATCCAAACTCTGCAAGTGTTAGATTTGTCCAACAACAATCTCACCGGAAACGCTTCTCGATATCTAGAAAGATTTCCTAGCTCAGCCTTTTCAGGCAACAATCTTTCATTGCATCCATCTTCTGATTCTTCACCTAAACCTACACAAAAGAAACATTCACTTAAATTCAGTCAGTCTGCCATTCTTGTGACTGTCATTGGCAGTAGCTTGGCGGCCTTTGTGGCAATCGCGTTGCTGTTGGTTGTCGCCAACAGATGGAAGAACGGCAGCGAGAGTGGGGCGTCACACAAGACAGAGAAATTCGCAAGGCGGATGAGTTCGCAGCACACGCACGAAGGGGATGGGAGAATGATATTTTTTGAGGACTGTAATCTTGTTTTTGACCTTGAGGACTTGTTGACGGCCTCAGGGGAGGTGCTCGGGAAGGGGACGTTTGGGACTACGTATAAGGCGGCTCTAGAGGATGCGACTACAGTTGCAGTCAAGAGATTGAAGGAAGTCATTGTTGGGAGGAAGGATTTTGAGCAGCAGATGGAGGTTGTAGGGAACATTAGGCACCCGAACGTGGCTCCTTTGAGGGCTTATTACTACTCCAAGGACGAAAAGCTTATGGTGTATGATTTCTATAATCAGGGAAGCGTCTCTATGCTGCTCCACG CAAAAAGAGGCGAAAACGGGTCTCCTCTAGACTGGGAAACAAGGTTAAAGATTGGCATTGGCGCAGCACGAGGCATTGCTCACATCCACTCGCTATATGGGGGGAAGCTCGTTCACGGAAACATAAAATCATCAAATATTTTCCTCAACGCCCAAGAGTACGGCTGCGTGAGTGATCTAGGGCTAGCAACGCTGATGAATCCGGCCTCAGCACCCATGGTCCATTCAGGGTATCGTGCCCCGGAGGTGATAGACTCAAGGAAGGCATTGCAAGCATCCGATGTGTATGGTTACGGGGTTTTCTTGCTGGAGCTTCTCACGGGCAAGTCCCCTGTCCACACCTCGGGTGCGGAGGTCACCCACCTCGTGAGGTGGGTGAACTCCGTGGTATGGGAGGAGTGGACGGGTGAGGTGTTCGACGTGGAGCTCCTGAGGTACCCTAACGTGGAGGAGGAGATGTTGTCGATGTTGCAAATAGGGTTGAGCTGCGTGGCGCGGATGCCCGAGGAAAGGCCGAAAATGGAGCAGGTGGTGAAGATGGTCGAGGATATTAGGGTCGTTGCCACACGAAATAGCTCGCATGGCGGGACTAGGACTTCGAGTCCGAATATCACACCACGTGCGAATGAGATCGGATCCTCTTCGTCTACGAACTAG